One window from the genome of Rhodopirellula halodulae encodes:
- a CDS encoding c-type cytochrome domain-containing protein, which yields MMMNRIWIALTAFTLVMSTVPAHAVDYATDIVPLLEKYCVGCHSADDAQGGFAMDSHEALLRGGDSGLAITAGVASSSRLYSLASGAMEPVMPPDDMEGMTPDELEVLAEWIQDGAKGPDGEMPNKRELQTPQIAPKSSARLPITAIAQSSDGRYQAHAKFGSIELLDRESGLSRIIETETGKINSLCFDSSGERLVIATGLTGGYGQAIVYSVAQGQRLLELLEHDDVLYAAEFSPDGKRIATAGYDHRILLWDAESGEMLRELSGHNGAIYDLAFAPDGKHLVSACADETAKVWEVASGDRLDTLSQPEGEVFCVDFTPDNQFILAGSADNRLRVWRFISRENAEINPLIETRFVDESPIQRMAFTRDGGQLVLLCESGNVKVLRTRDWTVVGTSRPFESVATDLVVHPDGTQVSASLMSGYIEQRKLTTRRSSPVVTRSEISSVYLDLGDPISLKEVDLEFNDQIASVPRGAEITGSIDSKQQEDRYQFEANEGEVWMIAAQRTAGDLDPKIRILDEAGLPLVRTRLQAIRDTYFTFRGKDSKQTGDFRLFNWQEIGLNQYLYSNGEVTRTWRHPRGPDSGFDMYPGSGNRHTYFGTTHTTHALGEPAYIVRELSPGESPEPNGLPVFHVDWENDDDPGRMLGNGSQLRFVAPHDGRFTVCVSDTRGHYADDYQYKLQIRPAAPSFTASIGKITPSIPAGAGRKLDLNVKRLDGFRGPVTFDIGGLPPGWHSNFPVTIEPDQTSAEAVLFVPEGLAKPAQALERTITASAEILQRRVERVAGKINGLTIGDKPRVTPMIQPIDRDVPRNEDWTLRVPRGKTVSARIVLRRGKDTKGNIDQSEIRFGKEGSGHNAAHGVYVDNIGLSGLLVLPNENEREFFVTADPVAALGKRSFFLVAERDGGVASFPITIEVTDSDTLTADAN from the coding sequence ATGATGATGAATCGAATTTGGATTGCGTTGACGGCGTTCACGCTGGTGATGAGTACCGTGCCCGCACATGCGGTTGATTACGCGACGGACATCGTGCCGCTGTTGGAAAAGTACTGCGTCGGTTGTCATTCGGCGGACGATGCCCAAGGTGGGTTTGCAATGGATTCGCACGAAGCTTTGCTTCGCGGCGGCGATTCAGGCCTCGCCATCACCGCGGGTGTTGCATCCAGCAGCCGACTGTATTCGCTGGCGTCGGGTGCCATGGAACCCGTGATGCCACCGGATGACATGGAAGGCATGACGCCCGATGAACTCGAAGTGTTGGCGGAATGGATCCAGGATGGTGCCAAGGGTCCCGATGGCGAAATGCCAAACAAGCGAGAATTACAGACACCACAAATCGCACCGAAGTCCAGCGCTCGTTTGCCTATCACCGCAATCGCTCAGTCATCGGATGGACGCTATCAAGCACACGCGAAATTTGGGTCGATCGAATTGCTCGATCGCGAAAGCGGTCTTTCGCGAATCATTGAGACGGAAACGGGCAAGATCAATTCGTTGTGCTTCGACTCGTCAGGCGAACGATTGGTCATCGCAACGGGACTGACCGGTGGCTATGGCCAAGCCATCGTGTATTCGGTAGCGCAAGGTCAGCGTTTGCTGGAGCTACTCGAGCACGACGATGTGCTGTATGCCGCCGAATTTTCACCGGACGGAAAGAGAATTGCGACGGCGGGATACGATCATCGCATCCTCTTATGGGACGCCGAGTCTGGCGAAATGCTCCGCGAGCTGAGTGGGCACAACGGTGCGATCTACGACTTGGCATTCGCGCCCGATGGCAAACACTTGGTTTCGGCGTGTGCCGATGAAACCGCGAAAGTGTGGGAGGTTGCATCCGGTGACCGCCTGGACACGCTCAGTCAACCCGAGGGCGAAGTGTTTTGCGTCGACTTCACCCCCGACAATCAATTCATCTTGGCCGGAAGTGCCGACAATCGGTTGCGAGTCTGGCGTTTCATCTCAAGGGAAAACGCCGAGATCAATCCATTGATCGAGACTCGATTTGTGGATGAATCGCCCATCCAACGCATGGCATTCACTCGCGACGGAGGTCAGCTCGTTTTGCTGTGCGAGTCGGGCAACGTGAAAGTCTTGAGGACTCGGGATTGGACGGTTGTGGGCACGAGTCGACCGTTCGAATCCGTCGCCACTGACTTGGTGGTCCATCCGGACGGCACTCAGGTTTCCGCTTCGCTCATGAGTGGATATATCGAACAGAGAAAACTGACGACGAGACGTTCCAGTCCGGTGGTCACTCGATCGGAGATCTCCTCGGTTTACCTGGACCTGGGCGATCCCATTTCCTTGAAAGAGGTTGACCTAGAATTCAACGACCAAATTGCCTCAGTGCCTCGCGGAGCCGAAATCACAGGATCAATCGACTCGAAACAGCAAGAGGACCGCTACCAATTCGAGGCGAATGAGGGGGAGGTTTGGATGATCGCGGCCCAGCGGACAGCGGGCGACTTGGATCCAAAGATTCGCATTCTTGACGAAGCCGGTTTGCCGTTGGTCCGCACTCGGTTGCAAGCCATCCGAGACACCTACTTCACATTCCGTGGAAAAGACAGCAAACAAACTGGCGATTTTCGTTTGTTCAATTGGCAAGAGATCGGCCTGAACCAATACCTGTATTCCAACGGCGAAGTCACTCGAACCTGGCGACACCCGCGCGGTCCCGATTCGGGATTCGACATGTATCCAGGTTCGGGTAACCGGCACACTTACTTTGGGACAACGCACACCACCCATGCATTGGGCGAACCCGCCTACATCGTCCGCGAATTGTCACCGGGCGAATCTCCCGAGCCCAACGGTTTACCAGTTTTCCATGTTGATTGGGAGAACGATGACGATCCTGGACGAATGCTCGGCAATGGCAGTCAGCTTCGCTTTGTTGCCCCGCATGATGGAAGGTTCACGGTTTGCGTGTCGGATACCCGCGGGCATTACGCGGATGACTACCAGTACAAGCTTCAGATCCGCCCGGCGGCTCCCTCGTTCACGGCCTCCATCGGAAAGATCACCCCTTCGATTCCAGCCGGTGCCGGCCGAAAGCTGGATCTCAATGTCAAACGGCTGGATGGGTTCCGAGGTCCCGTGACCTTTGACATTGGCGGACTCCCACCGGGATGGCATTCAAACTTTCCCGTGACGATTGAGCCGGATCAAACCTCCGCCGAAGCCGTGCTCTTTGTGCCTGAAGGACTGGCAAAGCCCGCTCAAGCACTGGAACGAACCATCACAGCCTCGGCGGAGATACTGCAGCGCCGCGTGGAACGTGTCGCGGGCAAAATCAACGGTCTGACCATCGGTGACAAACCGAGAGTCACTCCCATGATCCAACCCATCGATCGGGATGTTCCCCGCAATGAAGACTGGACGCTTCGCGTGCCTCGGGGAAAGACCGTTTCGGCACGTATCGTTCTACGACGAGGCAAAGACACCAAAGGCAACATCGACCAGTCCGAGATTCGGTTCGGCAAAGAAGGCAGCGGGCACAACGCGGCCCACGGCGTCTACGTCGACAACATTGGGCTGAGTGGTTTACTGGTGCTACCCAACGAGAACGAGCGTGAATTTTTTGTCACGGCAGATCCGGTGGCTGCGTTGGGCAAGCGTTCATTCTTCTTGGTTGCCGAACGAGATGGCGGCGTGGCCAGTTTCCCGATTACAATCGAAGTCACGGACTCTGATACTTTGACGGCGGACGCAAACTGA
- the trhA gene encoding PAQR family membrane homeostasis protein TrhA translates to MEHTVDVPPIQPEQEWANAWTHGLSAALWCGVGGWLVLSASQDTGLAIACGVYALSVVATFTCSTLSHVFLQQPLLDRFRAWDQAAIYLMIIGTYTPITYGYAPEGWRMPLLILMWTAAIVGFYNKAIRMHRVHSISVVSYLLMGWLPAIPLITNVPLELAWSMLLGGIVYSLGVVFLMNDRRAPYLHAVWHLMVLTASLVHAIGIAWYVVQPTTLT, encoded by the coding sequence TTGGAACACACCGTTGACGTGCCGCCGATTCAGCCCGAGCAAGAATGGGCGAATGCATGGACGCATGGACTGTCGGCGGCACTTTGGTGTGGTGTTGGTGGTTGGCTGGTCCTGTCTGCATCGCAAGACACGGGATTGGCAATCGCCTGCGGCGTGTACGCCCTGTCAGTCGTCGCGACATTCACGTGCTCGACGCTGTCGCATGTCTTTTTGCAGCAGCCCCTGCTGGACCGATTCCGCGCCTGGGATCAAGCCGCAATTTATCTGATGATCATCGGAACCTACACACCGATCACCTACGGATATGCTCCTGAGGGCTGGCGGATGCCTTTGCTGATCCTCATGTGGACCGCGGCGATCGTCGGGTTTTACAACAAGGCCATCCGAATGCACCGCGTGCATTCGATCAGTGTTGTTTCTTACCTGCTGATGGGCTGGCTTCCCGCGATCCCGCTGATCACCAACGTGCCGCTTGAACTCGCTTGGTCGATGCTGCTCGGCGGAATTGTGTACAGCCTGGGAGTGGTCTTTTTGATGAACGATCGTCGTGCACCGTATCTGCATGCCGTTTGGCACTTGATGGTGCTCACCGCATCGTTGGTTCATGCCATCGGAATCGCCTGGTACGTCGTCCAACCCACAACGTTGACATGA
- a CDS encoding DUF1553 domain-containing protein, whose amino-acid sequence MRISNMLLLLTTIAIGPSLFGQVSVSYAKDAVDSTETQVVLLPRIVHLQHTDDLQQLTLVQKADSDQSSSDDNITHFGREMADVTFTSSDPAIAKMVGNTVHSVSDGTVTITATHENGTSTTQVRVTGTSDDHAWSFRNDVQSVLAKQGCNMGACHGALAGKGGFVLSLRGYDSPADHFAITQEARGRRIELADPGRSLLLAKPTGALPHKGGLRLDVHSRDYEVLSQWIAQGAASPSDDDPTIQHISVTPEQTLLRPGDHSQILVTAHYDDGSTRDVTHWSQFSATDESVAGVDQDGRVTINGSGQAAVLVWYASKVTLARMTVPFDNEATDIRFTEAPRRNFIDELNLQQLQTLRLPPSPRCDDATFLRRATVDTIGRLPTEEERKQFIDWSEHERRDLLIDQLLASESFTDYWTYKWSDVLVINGNKLRPIAVKSYYDWLHDRVRVNQPWDQLVREILTSTGSSDTNGATNFFAVNQTPEDMTESACQSFLGLSIGCAKCHNHPLEKWTNDQYYAMANLFSRVRAKGWGGDSRNGDGRRELYVATTGELVQPNRGKPQPPTPLDGVPMSFDDATDRRIVLADWLTSPDNPYFARSITNRVWANYFGRGLVEEVDDLRLSNPASNEALLQASAEHLIDSRFDLKSLMRTILQSETYQRSSVALPENQADPKYLSHYAPRRLMAEVLLDSIDQVLGTSTSFTEIAFSGADKQKTDFYEAGTRAIELYDSAVDSYFLKTFGRNPREIVCECERDAEPSMVQVLHLSNGETLNPKLSDESSLPSRAVKEGWSRQEYLDRLFLSALSRRPTKSERESLFAVMDEYEDQSTAMQDVAWSVLTSVEFTYNH is encoded by the coding sequence ATGAGAATTTCCAACATGCTGTTGTTGCTGACCACCATCGCCATCGGTCCAAGCTTGTTTGGGCAAGTGTCGGTGTCGTACGCGAAAGACGCGGTCGACTCGACGGAAACACAGGTTGTCTTGTTGCCACGTATCGTGCACTTGCAACACACGGACGATTTGCAACAACTCACGTTGGTGCAGAAAGCCGACTCCGACCAGTCGTCCAGCGACGACAACATCACGCACTTCGGTCGTGAAATGGCCGATGTCACGTTCACTTCCTCCGATCCTGCCATCGCCAAGATGGTCGGCAACACCGTCCATTCGGTTTCGGATGGAACCGTCACCATCACCGCGACTCACGAAAACGGCACGTCGACCACGCAGGTTCGTGTCACCGGCACGAGCGATGACCATGCGTGGAGCTTTCGCAACGACGTGCAAAGCGTTTTGGCCAAACAAGGGTGCAACATGGGTGCGTGTCACGGTGCCTTGGCGGGAAAAGGCGGATTCGTGTTATCGCTGCGTGGCTACGACAGTCCCGCCGACCATTTTGCTATCACCCAAGAAGCTCGCGGCCGACGCATTGAGCTGGCCGATCCGGGTCGCAGTTTGCTGCTGGCCAAACCTACCGGAGCCTTGCCGCACAAGGGTGGACTGCGATTGGACGTTCATTCACGTGACTACGAGGTGCTTTCTCAATGGATCGCACAAGGTGCCGCGTCACCGTCGGATGACGATCCGACGATCCAGCACATCAGCGTGACTCCTGAGCAGACGTTGCTGAGGCCTGGTGATCATTCGCAAATTTTGGTCACGGCCCATTACGACGACGGGTCGACGCGTGATGTCACACACTGGTCTCAGTTTTCCGCAACCGACGAGTCCGTTGCGGGAGTCGACCAGGACGGACGGGTGACCATCAATGGCAGCGGACAAGCCGCGGTGTTGGTGTGGTACGCGAGCAAAGTGACGCTGGCCCGAATGACGGTCCCGTTCGACAACGAAGCCACCGACATTCGCTTCACCGAAGCCCCTCGTCGCAACTTCATCGACGAACTGAACCTGCAACAGCTTCAAACACTTCGTTTGCCGCCGTCCCCCCGCTGCGACGATGCGACGTTCCTGCGGCGGGCAACCGTCGACACCATCGGGCGATTGCCAACAGAAGAAGAACGCAAACAATTCATTGATTGGTCGGAACACGAACGCCGCGATTTGTTGATCGACCAACTGTTGGCTTCGGAATCCTTCACGGATTATTGGACCTACAAATGGTCGGATGTGCTGGTGATCAATGGAAACAAACTGCGTCCCATCGCGGTCAAGTCCTACTACGACTGGTTGCACGATCGCGTCCGTGTCAATCAACCCTGGGACCAACTGGTTCGTGAGATCCTGACTTCCACGGGCAGCAGCGACACCAACGGCGCAACCAATTTCTTCGCCGTCAACCAGACTCCCGAGGACATGACGGAAAGTGCATGCCAATCATTTTTGGGTCTCTCGATTGGTTGTGCCAAATGCCACAATCACCCGCTCGAAAAATGGACGAATGACCAGTACTACGCCATGGCCAATCTGTTCTCTCGCGTGAGAGCAAAGGGATGGGGCGGTGACAGCCGCAACGGGGACGGCCGACGTGAATTGTATGTGGCGACCACGGGCGAGCTGGTCCAGCCGAACCGCGGCAAGCCTCAACCTCCGACTCCTTTGGACGGTGTCCCGATGTCGTTCGACGACGCCACGGACCGACGGATCGTCCTGGCGGACTGGTTGACCAGTCCTGACAACCCATACTTTGCACGATCGATCACCAACCGCGTTTGGGCGAACTACTTTGGACGTGGGTTGGTCGAGGAAGTCGATGATCTACGGCTCAGCAATCCGGCCAGCAACGAAGCCTTGCTGCAAGCATCGGCGGAACATCTGATCGACTCTAGGTTCGATTTGAAATCGTTGATGCGGACGATTCTGCAAAGCGAAACATACCAACGAAGCAGCGTTGCTTTGCCGGAAAACCAAGCGGATCCGAAATACCTCAGCCACTACGCTCCGCGTCGCTTGATGGCGGAGGTCCTGCTGGATTCAATCGATCAAGTTCTCGGGACATCCACTTCGTTCACCGAGATCGCGTTCTCGGGCGCCGACAAGCAAAAAACGGACTTTTACGAAGCCGGCACACGAGCGATCGAACTGTACGACTCAGCCGTGGATTCGTATTTCCTGAAGACGTTTGGACGCAACCCACGCGAAATTGTTTGCGAGTGCGAACGGGACGCGGAACCTTCGATGGTTCAAGTGCTGCATCTTTCCAATGGCGAAACGCTGAACCCAAAATTGAGCGACGAATCCAGTTTGCCTTCGCGGGCGGTCAAAGAAGGATGGTCTCGCCAAGAGTACTTGGACAGACTGTTTTTAAGCGCCCTGTCACGGCGGCCAACCAAGTCAGAACGTGAATCCTTGTTTGCCGTCATGGACGAGTACGAAGACCAAAGCACCGCGATGCAAGATGTCGCGTGGAGCGTTTTGACCAGCGTCGAGTTCACCTACAACCACTAA
- a CDS encoding DUF1501 domain-containing protein, translating into MLNLTSRAKTHTCNGTTRRDFLQVGALGAIGFGLPQLLAAEAAGAAGQNSDKKSCIMIFNLGAPSQMDTFDPKPNAPAEVRGPFQTISTRGDFELTEILPRHAEIADKFSIVRSCYHTAAAVHDAGWQMLQTGRQFTGGVNYPHAGAVVEYLRGRRTDLPAHVVLPQTMGRGGGNLPNGQAGGFLGKAYDPFALMADPSQPNFKVPDLLPPDSLPDVRIDRRRRMRDSIESHMNRFESTESAKLFDANFEAAYRLMNSPDARLAFDLSQEPTTVRERYGMNRFGQCCLLARRLIEAGVRFVTVNTFLTVFNEITWDIHGSKPFTTIEGMKNIVAPMYDQAYSALISDLDQRGLLEDTMVCGLAEFGRTPKVNPAGGRDHWPQCFSCTFAGGGVVGGRAIGKSDPIGGVPADRPTNPGEIIATIFKAMDLDLHAELPGPGGRPFPLVDFGVREIKELFA; encoded by the coding sequence ATGTTGAATTTGACATCTCGAGCCAAGACCCACACCTGCAACGGCACGACCAGGCGAGACTTCTTGCAGGTGGGAGCCTTGGGAGCGATCGGATTTGGGTTGCCGCAGTTGTTGGCGGCGGAAGCGGCGGGTGCCGCCGGACAAAACTCGGACAAGAAATCATGCATCATGATTTTCAATCTGGGTGCTCCCAGCCAAATGGATACGTTCGATCCCAAGCCCAACGCTCCGGCGGAAGTTCGCGGGCCGTTTCAAACGATCTCGACACGCGGCGATTTTGAGCTGACCGAGATCCTGCCTCGGCATGCTGAGATCGCTGACAAATTTTCCATCGTTCGTTCTTGCTATCACACCGCCGCCGCGGTGCATGATGCAGGATGGCAGATGTTGCAAACCGGTCGTCAATTCACGGGCGGCGTGAACTACCCGCACGCGGGTGCTGTGGTGGAATACTTGCGAGGACGTCGGACTGACTTGCCGGCGCACGTTGTGTTGCCACAAACCATGGGACGCGGTGGAGGCAATCTGCCCAACGGACAGGCCGGTGGCTTTCTGGGCAAAGCTTACGACCCATTCGCCTTGATGGCCGACCCGAGCCAACCCAACTTCAAGGTCCCTGACTTGCTGCCACCGGACTCGCTTCCGGATGTCCGGATCGATCGCCGTCGTCGCATGCGTGACTCGATTGAAAGTCACATGAACCGATTCGAGTCCACGGAATCGGCCAAGTTGTTCGACGCGAATTTTGAGGCGGCTTACCGTTTGATGAACAGTCCCGACGCAAGGTTGGCGTTTGACCTCAGCCAAGAGCCAACGACGGTTCGCGAACGTTATGGCATGAACCGTTTTGGCCAATGTTGTTTGTTGGCTCGACGATTGATCGAAGCCGGCGTGCGGTTTGTAACAGTGAACACGTTCTTGACCGTCTTCAACGAAATCACATGGGACATCCATGGCAGCAAGCCATTCACCACGATCGAAGGCATGAAGAACATCGTCGCACCGATGTATGACCAAGCCTACTCGGCGTTGATTTCGGACTTGGATCAGCGAGGGTTGTTGGAGGACACGATGGTTTGCGGATTGGCCGAGTTTGGACGCACACCCAAAGTGAATCCCGCCGGCGGTCGTGACCACTGGCCGCAATGCTTCTCGTGCACGTTTGCGGGGGGCGGCGTCGTGGGTGGCCGCGCGATCGGAAAATCGGACCCCATCGGTGGCGTCCCCGCGGACCGGCCCACCAACCCCGGCGAAATCATCGCGACGATCTTCAAAGCCATGGACTTGGATTTGCATGCGGAACTGCCCGGCCCCGGTGGCCGACCGTTCCCGTTGGTGGACTTTGGCGTTCGTGAGATCAAGGAGTTGTTCGCATGA
- a CDS encoding PEP-CTERM sorting domain-containing protein: MLLALFGLVAQATDAATFANFSAARHNRFLADGSLNPDFWLDHSLLTGVAVSRAVLVTPQHYITATHTATIDPTFVAADGTRHTYTASSSTVLQTILQNDFTKDDGTFLPAGSLHFSDLKLVRLSAPISPSDGITPMAVLGGGYYDMLGRPMILQGQGSQFGSDTIDFTQTEELDTGAISESLIYRWDHPLGGGGPDELTLVGGDSGEGAFIEIGGQYVLTGTNMGIGTDDATGFKYSFNTFIMPYLDEIETSIAADGYSLTVVAVPEPSLLLSAFFIMSTLWVGRRTRRFRWHEPTMR; the protein is encoded by the coding sequence GTGCTGCTTGCCTTGTTTGGACTGGTGGCACAGGCCACTGACGCCGCAACCTTCGCCAACTTTTCTGCCGCCAGACACAATCGTTTTTTGGCCGACGGTTCGCTGAACCCCGACTTCTGGCTCGATCACTCCTTGCTGACGGGCGTCGCAGTTTCTCGCGCGGTTTTGGTGACTCCCCAGCACTACATCACCGCGACGCATACCGCCACGATCGATCCCACATTCGTGGCAGCGGATGGCACCCGTCACACCTACACCGCATCCAGTTCGACAGTCCTTCAGACGATTCTGCAAAATGACTTCACCAAGGATGACGGCACGTTTCTGCCCGCGGGAAGCCTTCATTTCAGCGACCTGAAATTGGTTCGGCTTTCAGCTCCCATCTCGCCAAGCGACGGAATCACGCCGATGGCGGTCTTGGGTGGTGGCTACTACGACATGCTGGGACGGCCGATGATTCTTCAGGGGCAAGGTTCCCAATTTGGATCGGATACGATTGATTTCACGCAGACCGAGGAACTCGATACTGGGGCGATCAGCGAGTCACTGATCTATCGTTGGGATCATCCTTTGGGCGGCGGCGGTCCTGACGAACTGACTTTAGTGGGAGGCGACTCGGGAGAAGGAGCCTTCATCGAAATCGGTGGTCAATACGTCTTGACCGGGACCAACATGGGCATCGGCACAGATGACGCCACCGGGTTCAAGTACAGCTTCAACACCTTCATCATGCCATATCTTGATGAAATTGAAACTTCGATCGCCGCGGATGGCTATTCATTGACTGTGGTGGCTGTTCCAGAACCTTCGTTGTTGCTTTCGGCCTTCTTCATCATGTCAACGTTGTGGGTTGGACGACGTACCAGGCGATTCCGATGGCATGAACCAACGATGCGGTGA